GTCCTGGCAATAGCTTGGGTATTTGGGGCGGATGTTGCCGGGGATTGAATTTGTTGCTTCCATGGAGTCCCTTATTGGGTGTCCTGCAACAGTATCTATAAATCTGCGATCAGTCAGTGTGCATCTGGGTAGGTGCAGCCCCATGTGACAGAGCTGTCGTAGGGCAGCAAACAGCAATCGGGGCTGCCCATAGGCTGGTTGCCACCTCATCTTAAAAGCATTGGTTATTCCCATCCTACAAGGCAAAAGCAAACAGCattatacaaacatttgtaaagaCAAGAGCAAGACTACATTTTTACCCTACAATGCAATGTGACcaccatttttttactttttctgaacattttttttgagTGAGTGCATTGGATTTATCATGGGAGGGGTAAGTGCAGGGCGAAGTGATAAGTTATATAACAGACAGTTTCTGGGGGCACTTTCCCTTTCTTGCGCTAGCAAATAAGCACCTTTAGGAAAGACGTATGTCATGGTAACCAAATAAATAGTTTTGAGCTGCAGTTGCTCAGCGTCTTAAGTAGCTTGTAAAATCCAGGCCACCCTGGCACCCATCAGCACTGGGGCCTTGTACAGGGCTAACGCTAGCCAGCTTTTAATGTGTGTCGGAGTTGTAGATAAGTGGGCATAGGATAGGTATGACCAAACTGCATGCCCTTGACACCAGaggccctggggcaattgccccattgTTAATGTACCCCTGGGATTGGGGACCCAGTTTCCATTCTGGCCTTACTTTTTGGCACTTGGACCATGGCCAACTTTATGTTCCACAGACATATGACACCTGATTTCGTGGAGAATCAGCTTTCTTCCCTCTTTCAGGCACTCCTTTAAACTTAGCCAAAAGCCAGCAAAGTCATAAAAGTAAAGTCTACAAAATTGGCAGATGGTTTTCACTGCTGAATTTCATTTTGGTTTCTACTCAGATATGACAGTTTTTCGttttgctaaaaaataaaacagtgccCACCTCCACTTGATTATAAGTGATAATTCACATTAAATGAAAGCTTACACAGTGTACTTAGTATAAAAATTAGAATCGTTTTTTTCTGTCTTGTTATACGAATTCAGCCGCAGTACATCATATTTATCAGCGTGCGGTAGTCTGACATGTTTCAGGCATAGGTATTCGAATTACACCATTTACATACACTTAAGTAAAACACAAACTAATCAATAGTAGTGCGGTGAGTTGATGCTCCCCAACAAAGTAACACGTGCACAAACAAATACAAGCAACACAGTTaccaaacatatataaaaattaaaaatacacaaaaaatgctGAAGTCCTAGTGTACTGTGGCATGGTAAAAGCAACatgaatgcatttaaaatacaatacatgGAGGCATACATTGATAAATATCAAATGGACATAAATGGATCAAAACtgttaatacaaataaatataaaagttatACTTTTATTTAGATCCCACAATAATACACATTGATACATAGCAGCCATATAAAGTCTATTGAACCTTAGtgaagggcaaaaaaaaatcaccaactATACACATTTGTTGAAATCTAGTAAGCATATAAATGTACCAACACAAATCAagttattgaagaaaaaaaaaagaactcaaGTCCCATTCATGGTTCAAACCCTCAGGGCATCTACTTCCCAAAATGAAAATCCAGAACACtttttcctgactttttttttcccttaatgcAAACCGCCTCCTTTAACTGGGAGAGTAACCCTTTCAGTTGTTCCGGGAACAAGATGATTTTAGGATTATACTGGGCTTTTACCCCTTTAATGTGCAAGTCAGCTCGTTAACCATAGTAACACAGTGTGTTAAGTTATTCACGACAAGCACTGCGTGGCTTTCAATCTTTCATGTTGTGTAACCTGCAAAACTATGTCTGGtatttaaatagttatttaCTACTACGGAGTAAGTCTAGGATGAACTCTCAAACAAAGCCAGTTACAGAAACAGAAAACTAGCACGGACGCATGCAGgagaacttttttattttttttattatttcttttacattctCTGCATGATCCTTTCAAGGGATTGCTGTTGAAACATGATCTAGATTCTGGAGAGTTTTATTTCTGCAACACGGATAATCCAGAATAAATTTTTAAGGCAATGGCACAGGAGAAGGGCTCCGAAAATAGCCCTCTGTCCTTATCCTTTTCAGGCAGCGGTTTCCTTTCCTTGTATCAATTAGGAGCAGTGAAAGCCCTGCGGGAACTGGCACCTGAAATCCTACAGTCAGCACCGAGGGTTTATGGAGCCTCCGCCGGGTCTCTGGTGGCTGCGGCCGTAGTCTTCCAGACTAACTTGGGTAAGCAAAACAGAGCTAACAATTCAAtgtgtatcatgtatgtctgtAACATAACGCATGAATCCCCAATACTTGCTTTTTCCTCATTGTTATATATGAAGAATCTTGAAAGAAatatgaacacaaaaaaaaatcacaattgcaacattttTACACTTTAAATTGGGATTTTTCTGTGCGCAATACTTATAACGCCATGTATAGTGTTATGTGTTATTTTAGAGCACTTGTCTTAACGTTATTAGCACGGAATTTCATAAAATAGGAAAGGGTGCTAGAGGGGCAATTGTTCCCATGGGATTTACCTGGATACAGGTAGGAGTTTTGGTTTTATACATTGCGCCAGTGCTGTACACTCAaagtattttagatttttttgaatGAGCTAAAGTCTTGCGTATTTGGGATTACATGAAACTTTCACACTTTACtgtgcgcaaaaaaaaaaaaaaagaaatactgtggaaaaatatatacattattattcgtTTTACTTGTCATTTTGGATGCTTATGCCTGCAGAACATTTGCTTTAGttaatcattaatatttttttttttctccgagAATATGAATGGAAGGGCTACAATTTAAAACTGggtattatttataaaggtgTGGAAGATGTGAAAATGGTGGTAAACCGTGGTAAAAAGTTGCATGCATAGATTAGTTTTGGTCAAAAATGACCCAAATTTGACAGCAATGCTAAAAAGTCTGACATATCATACATATAAATGTGTTGGgcttggacaaaaaatacataattaaccAAATCCAAGGTAGCTGCACTTGCAACAGAAGTATTTATAATTACTGGTAAttcctattctttttttttctttctatttctttattttttttttcaacattcaagaaaaacaaaagaaagcatTCATTTTGAAGTTCCAAAGTACAAACATGCAACATTCTTAAATCCTATTCTATGACACAGGCATTGTATTCgatattgtgtattttaaaaaatatcaagcaaacttatcaacattaaaacaaagcacaagcatatttttgttgttttaaatcCTTTCTTTGAATTCAGAGTAGACTCTAGATCTTTTAAGCAGGTTAAGGAATTATGTCCTGTTCCCAcaacatttcaaaatcattCCATGTCTCTGGTGTTGTTCCAACCAACTGATTAAGTCTTGTAAATTTTACCCATTTTCCTCATACTTGCATAAGCTGTTACAAAATTCAGATAATGTTGGTATGTACATCCAGATTCGGCAATCACCTGCACCTCCACAGACACAGGGTGTTGCTCTTCCTAGGGACAAGGACCTAGAATTGAAGCGGTTAAGATACCTCCTAACCCCTCCTACTCCTCCCCATAAGAGCCCCGGCAGCCCCAATACCTCCAGTTCTTCCTTGTCCCTTGTCAGGGACggacctttctttttttcattggtGGGACACACGGGTTGTGTCCGGGGGATCCCTCCGATTTctccccgggtggtgagcagagcgAGGCTTACCGTCCGCATCGGCGGACGTTACGGAGCTGTTTAGACGCCACGCTCTTATGCCAGGATAAATTTCGTTTTACCCCTCTCAGGTGAAGAACTCAGCACTGTTTGCCGAAAGCCTTACCCTTCTCAAAAAAGGTGTCATAGAGCCTGTTCCAAAGAATCAGGAGTTTCAGGGAGTCTATTCCCGTCTCTTCCTGGTCTCGAAACCGGATGGGTccttctgtccaattttggatCTAAAGAGAGTCAATGCCTGCATTCCTTACCGTCACTTCAGAATGGAATCCATTCTCACGGTTACCCACCTGTTAAGACAAGGGGACTTTATGGTTACATTAGACCTAAAAGATGCTTATCTCCATGTGCCAATCACCACAGCCTCCAGGAAGTATCTCAGGTTTGCCATAAGAGTCGGGACAAGAGTTCGTCATTTTCAGTTCACTTCTCTCCCTTTTGGCCTGTCGTCAGCTCCTCGGATCTTCACAAAACTTCTAACCCCTATTGCAGCAGCTTTGCGGAAAGAGGGAGTCACAGTCGTCCCttatctggacgattggcttCTGAAAGCAAGTTCTTCTCAGGAGCTCCTGGCACATCTCAGCTTTATGACCCGATGCTTGGGGGATCACGGCTGGATCACAAATCACAAAAAATCCAACCTTATTCCAACCACGAAGATCCAGTTTCTGGGGCTCGTAGTGGATTCCGTCTCATCGAGACTATATCTCCCACGGTCAAAGAtcaaaaaagtaaggaaacagGTTTCTTTTTTACAACAAAATCCAACCCTTCCCTTCAGGATGGCTATGAGTATCCTGGGCAGTCTTACAGCTTGTATTCCGGCAGTAAGCTGGTCCAAGGCACAGTTGAGACCTCTTCAATGGGACATCCTGCAACAGTGGTCCAGGAGACCGGAGGATCTGGACGTCACCTTCACGGTGTCCAAGCACGTTTTACTCTGGCTGAATTGGTGGAAAGTGAAGGGGCACCTCGCCCAAGGGTGATCTTTTCTACCACGTCATTGGGTCACTCTCACCACGGATGCCTCCAAGGTAGGCTGGGGAGATCATTTACACGGCCTCTGCAGCCAGGGCAGCTGGTCCTTAATCGATCAGGCCCAATCATCAAACTTTCGGGAACTGAAAGCTGTGTTTCTGGCGCTCAAGACATTCGGTCCAAGATTACGGGGGAAAGCTGTGAGAATTCAGTCCGACAATGCCACCACAGTCTCATATATAAACAGGCAGGGTGGCACCCGAATTCCAAGGCCCCAGGACCTGTCAGACGATCTCATGCGCTGGGCCCAAAGGAATCTAGAAGATTTAGCAGCGACATCAGAGGGGTGGACAACGGTCTGGCAGACGATCTCAGCAGATCTCGTTGCTCCCAAGCAAACTGGTCCCTGGACAAGAGCATCTTTTCTCTCCTAGTTCAAAGATTTGGCCTGCCGGATATAGACCTTATGGCGACCAGACAAAACAGCAAATTGCCAGTTTTCGCCTCCCTTTACAGGCAGGACAATCCTCCCCTGCTAGACGAATGTCAGTGGTTTGGTCTTTCAGGATAGATTATGTGTTTCCTCCAGTGGCCATGATTCCTCGGATCCTCCTCAAGATTCGGGTAGACAAAGGCCGAATCGAAGTTGGTTTTCGGAGCTGCTCAGTATGGCGATTTCAGTGTGGGAACTGCCAATATCCTCCCGTCTTCTGGGAAACAAGAACCTTTCCAGGGATGTTCTTCTACGATTCAGATTGACGGCCTGGCTGCTGCAAGGATGATCCTCCGGGGCAGAGGCATTTCCAATTCTATGACAGAGATCCTCCTGAGCACAGTACGAAGATCTACGTCTAATATTTATCTTCGAGTTTGGTACAAAAGGTTTGGATTTTTCTTCTCCCTCAACAAGTTCCATTCTGGACTTTTTCAGGTTTCAGCCCTGAGTCATTTTCTCCTGTCTGAATTGGCTTCACAAGTTCTCGTCAGGCGTTTCTTTGGCAGTCACCATTCAACGGGCCACCCAGACGTTCACATTTTCCTTCCTGGGATTTGATATTGGTCCTTCAAGCACTCTGCTCCGAACCATTCGAACCTTTGGAAGATGTGTCTCTCAAGTTTTTATCTCTCAAGACGGCATTTTTGGTAGCCATTACCTCGGCAAGGAGGGTCAGTggtaggggaaccgctgtgaagggctttgaaagtaagagtcaggtTTTTCAAAGGAATCCtgaagcacataggcagccaatGAAGAGActgaggggagaggtgttagtaaagcCATGAGTGAGGAAGTTAAGTCTTATAAGTTATGTTTTATCCtctgttataattttttttttttttttttttttttcagaagatgTAGCCAAAGTAATGTTGGAAACTGCAGCAGAAGCCAGAAAGACTATACTTGGTCCATTCTACCCAAAATTTAATCCACTCAAAAATTTACTCAGAAGTTTGCAGCAACTTGTGCCTGACAATGCACACCAGCTGGCTACTGGTAGACTTCATATTGCTGTTACCCGGTTATCAGATTTGAAAAACATTATTATCTCCGACTTCAACTCCAAAGAGGAGGTTGTGCAGGTAAAAATTTCTCAGACAAACTGTTATCTTTTAAAGTAAAAGTTAttacaaaatgtgctttattttgcattttagtaTGAAAATAATATGACGATGAGCTATATTCAAATGAAGCCCAGTTGGTAGACAAGTGAGCAAAGATCTGCCTTTTACTTTTAGGGTGAGACCCATATTATTCAATAGATGAAATAACTTTTATTCTGCCTAAAGTCCTTTACAGCAGTAAAACAGGGGTAAACTAGGTAGGCCAAATTGGTTTTATTCACggtcaaattctttgtttcaggcagacatacatacatagccaaacacacaataacatgcaTACCTAGGCAGAGACACACTTGCTTGCATACCCAGGCCGAGACCCGCTTGCTTGCatacctattattatttttctaatattgtaAGGGAATTTTCTGAAGGCAGGTTTGATTTTAGATTCTATTCCACCAAAATTTGCAGGGCCCTACAATAAGGTTTTAATCTTTACAATTGAcaaaatgggcaaactagatgggtcAAATGATTCATATCTGCAGCCAATTTTATGTTTGAAGGAGAGGTCAAAGAAAAAATCCACCTCTCACATCAAAAACCAAgtcattacaaaaataacttaTACATGGGGAATAATACAATCAAGCCTTAGGTCCACAAATGCTTAGAACAATGGTATTATATGAagaatacaaaatgttttatgtataccCACAGCCCATGGCTAGCAACTGGAGCATCTATGGACGCATTGAGCAAGTGTCCACATATAACCGATGTTCTACTTGTTAAGGAGAGACCCTAAATGTTTTCAACATGCAGTATATGTTCAAACTGAGCAGAGAATTTGCAAATATTTAATAGTTTACATCACACTAGCTTACAGATTCCCGCTCCGAAAAAATATCAAACATCTTCCGTTTAGTAACCTCACAGCAGAAATATTTACATACTAGATTGATCTAGACTTACAACAAGGCAAAGCTCCCCTACACAAGACAACCGAGTAGCTGTGTTAAATAAGTTCTTGGGGTGGCATGTGGTGTGATGGTCTGTGTTGAATAAGAAGttctaatttaataatataatctctatttccttctttttttttttttgtttgtttgtgccATAGGTTTTACTATGCAGCTGCTTTGTTCCTTACTACTGTGGTTTGGTTCCTCCATCATTTCGAGGTGTGGTGAGTAATGCATTTTATCTAAGTGTATATTTTGTAACCACATTTTTCATCTACTTATATGTACCACACTTTGGCAAATAAAGGTTACTTTTATACGCAACTCATGACCCCATAAGTGATttatactttactgagagggtgatggATAAGTGGACAAGAGAATAAGACTGTGGcacagaaaataatataatagcaTTTAACTCTGTTGCTTGGATAAATGACCTTGCTCCCTTTTCTCAGATGCAGAGAGAAGGTTGACATTTCTAAAAATGACAGACTGCTTATAAATTCAGTGAGCATATGACCCAACGGCATAACTCTGAAcaatcatgattttttttgtggcaCAGTCacgattttcaggcactgtcctgcTGTCCCATGTACCTGCTACTTTTGCGGGCAGTGGGCATCATATGTCAGCCTGACTGGCCCATGGAGCTGCAAGATCAAGGAAGGTAATTTTATATTAGGTCATGACCTAAAACTAAAGAGTCGCAATCTTAGATGTTATGTAAGTTTGTCTTGGGgcaacaatacatatacacagatcAGCGATAACACTATGACCACTGACCATAACTCTTGCAAgctgttcccggtctgcagtggtccaaggaaggaaaagagctGAACCAgttgacagggtcatgggcgccaaggctcattgatgagGGTTGGGcggtgaaggctggcccgtgtagTCAAATCCAAAAGagaagctactgtagctcaaattgctaaaaaaagttaatgcacacagtgcatcgcagtttctTGTGTATGGGGCTacgtagctgcagaccagtcaggttGTCCACTCCTGTCAactgccgaaagcacctacaatgggcaaatgagcataagaactggaccacagagtaATGGAAAAAAGGTGGCCTGGTGTGATGAATccctttttgtgtttatttttgttttttgcaccaagatgcatccatggaggccccgcCTCACaaattacaggacttaaaggatctgctgctaacgtcttggtgccagataccacagcacaccttcagaggtctagtgaagtccatgcctcgatggttcagggctgttttggcggcgattacacacacgcatacacactaGAAAGATTTGGCTTCTTAGCTTTTTATACACCCATAGACATTTACTTGATTGAGTTTAATTAAGAACAGACAAGGCAAATTACAATGTGGCACAAAACATCAGCAGCTACAGAGATAGCATTTGTGTACAATCAATAATTGAAACAGTACCCCAGAAACACTCAAATGTGCAACATACAAAGAAACATTAATCATGACATAcagtaaaaagaacaaaaaaattaagCTGTTATGGGGCGCAAAACTAGCGGTATTATGACTGGTGTAGCACCTCACAAACATTTATGCTAGcacacaaatacttacacattcatgctcatacatacgctttcacatacatattaacatacacttaaacattagacttgtgaatttggatttgtacgaaagggcccttctgaccggACAATTATGAACCGGAACAAGTGGTTACAGTTGTTGCCTGGGCCCCCAAGGGAGACAGGCCTCACTCCCAGTTGCAATCCCTGTAATTTACGTCACTGCCCTTATTGGTGGCTGGCAGGTGGAgtgctttcctgacactgaatggctgcttcaagcagtccGTCAGTGACAAGAATTGGCAAACAGAGTCCCTCCAGCACCAACAGTTGGAATTTCTCAGATGTAGTACTACGAGCATTTCTATGAAAGCGCTAAGGGCTTGaatctttatatcaggaaaaacaggcaggctAGATGAACCAAActttgttatatatacatactgtgagAGCCTCACAGGAGTGGTTATGGAggaaatattaacccctaaaatattGTGATTGTGTCATAGAGACAATCAACCCTtcaatagtaatatatattgtgaataATTGTATGCATTTAAATAACTTGTCTGTTTCTTGATTTTAAAGTGTGCCATTTCTTTCCACAGAGATATATTGATGGTGGATGTAGCAACTTCCATCCTTTTTTCAGCCTTAAATCCatccttacagtgtctcctttCACGGGGGAGATTGATATATGTCCCCGGGACTGTCCAGTCTCTCACTTTTGCATTCAGATTTCGCATGCCAGTTTTCAGCTCTCATTGGAGAACTTTGGCAGACTGATTCATGCCTTATTTCCACCACAAACAACGGTATGTTCTGTATCTAAAATGGCAGAAAAATAATGCCATTGATATGCCATTGCCTGCAATAAAATATGCCATTGGCTGCAATAAAATATCAGTGTTTATGTGATAGAATAATTATTTCATAGAGAATAGTAGTGGAGTTTGTAGTTTAAAATTGAAGGTTTTT
This sequence is a window from Spea bombifrons isolate aSpeBom1 chromosome 2, aSpeBom1.2.pri, whole genome shotgun sequence. Protein-coding genes within it:
- the LOC128475079 gene encoding omega-hydroxyceramide transacylase-like isoform X1, producing MAQEKGSENSPLSLSFSGSGFLSLYQLGAVKALRELAPEILQSAPRVYGASAGSLVAAAVVFQTNLEDVAKVMLETAAEARKTILGPFYPKFNPLKNLLRSLQQLVPDNAHQLATGRLHIAVTRLSDLKNIIISDFNSKEEVVQVLLCSCFVPYYCGLVPPSFRGVRYIDGGCSNFHPFFSLKSILTVSPFTGEIDICPRDCPVSHFCIQISHASFQLSLENFGRLIHALFPPQTTILTQYYCQGYKDATCYLNQTDKMFKSPFKKTLKTTVRCRILKRHCVDILH
- the LOC128475079 gene encoding omega-hydroxyceramide transacylase-like isoform X2, with translation MAQEKGSENSPLSLSFSGSGFLSLYQLGAVKALRELAPEILQSAPRVYGASAGSLVAAAVVFQTNLDVAKVMLETAAEARKTILGPFYPKFNPLKNLLRSLQQLVPDNAHQLATGRLHIAVTRLSDLKNIIISDFNSKEEVVQVLLCSCFVPYYCGLVPPSFRGVRYIDGGCSNFHPFFSLKSILTVSPFTGEIDICPRDCPVSHFCIQISHASFQLSLENFGRLIHALFPPQTTILTQYYCQGYKDATCYLNQTDKMFKSPFKKTLKTTVRCRILKRHCVDILH